Part of the Zea mays cultivar B73 chromosome 4, Zm-B73-REFERENCE-NAM-5.0, whole genome shotgun sequence genome is shown below.
GAACTTCCTTATCAGTAAGGGAAATGAACCTAATCTTATCCAACGCCTACAGACATGCAGAACACCCAGTTAATTTCGAGCATCCACAATGCAGAACAAACACAGGGGTCAGTATGTAATACATACATCAGAGGCATTAGATATGAGCTCCCTCAGGAAGATATCCTTGTTGTTGTAGAGTGAGTTGATGATGATGTCCATGAGTCTGGAAACCTCAGCTTGGAACTCAAACTTCTCGGCTGAGCTCCTGAGAGTCTTCCTAGAGATAGACTCGGCTTCCCTGCACGCAACAAAATCATATTGTTCATAAAAGTATCGATAATATGACAAGACAGTAACAACCAGCACTGATTGGCAGAAGGCTATGCGCACCTCTGGACAACCTCAGAGTCAGTGGACAGGCCATGAGGGACAACACCAAGCTTCTCCTCTACCTTCGGTGGGTTAGCCAAGTCATCGCTGCTCTCCTCGGCATTCACTTGTAGCTTCTTAGCTGCAGTATAGGCAGTGTCAGAACAAGATTGAAATTCCATAAGTATTAGAAGATTGAACTTGCAGTAATATGTAGAGTTTTGGTGTGCAGGTACAACACAGTAAATGGAAATGAAATCAGAGCTGCCACTAGACTCAAGGTCCTTTTAATTCAACAAGAGTAGTATGATAGTAACATGTGCGGTGAGTGTTAAACTAAAGGCTGAAAGCTAATGTGCATAACAACCACTGAAATAGACAAGTCAGAATGCATACTTTTCAGCCAAGTCAGTGTGCTTGTCAGCATCAAGATTGGCAATCACAACACCGTCGTCCTGCTTGAAAACTGAAGCCAGCTTCTCATAAATCTAAATTCAAGTACATGTTCAGTCCACAAAAAAAATGAAGACCGCTGCAATAATTTGGAAATTTTCAAGCTAATACTCTACTAACCGGAGCAAGATGCTTGCAGTGACCACACCTGTAAACAGAAGGGTCAACAATGCAGTTCAATTTCAGTAAAGTAGCGTGATGGAAATAATTTAGGTGGACATAAGTTGAACATGATAACCAACCATGGGGCATAAAATTCAACAAGGACATCTTTGGTTTCATCAAGGACAATTGAGTCAAAGGTCTCTGAAGTCAGAACCACGACGCTTGAAGGAATGGCAGCTATCTTGACATTGGTACCTGAAACAATGTGCATTAGTTGACAACAGCCGATTCTTCAACAGGTGCGCGACTGCGCGAGGCTTGCGCGGTCAGCTTGGGGTCTTGGGCGGCGCGCGCGAGGTCTGGGCGTGCTCGGCGGCGTCGGTCGCTGCGCAGCGCGCGGGTGCGCGGGGCCGGCTCGGGGTGGCGCGGTGCAGGGCAGGGTGGCCGCTTTCCTGGGCGTGCTTGGCGCAGCTGGAGTCGGGTCGCCTGGGCGCGCGGTGTCGCGCGTCTGGCAGGGCGCAACAGGGGGCTGGGCATGGACGACGTCGCTCGGCTGGAGAAGGGGCAGGGCGTGGGCTGGGCGCGCGGCGTCTTGGGCGTGGAGCAGAAAGCACGAGAGAGGGAAGGAGAAAGGTGGCGGCTGGGGGAACACCAGGGGGCGACGGCTGCTAGGAGAGGCGGCTAGGTCAGCAGCCAGGGAGCGGCGGCTGTGACATGGGCCTAATGggctttagggtttaggttttttcttttctaattcctttctaatttcaaaatataattttaaATAACCATAAAATTCATAACAATTaacccaaaattatttataaataaaatagttatttttggactaatattattatatatattatttggtttttcatttaagaagaaattatattcaatatccaaaatcacttatgaaaaataaaaaatcattccaaatgcaaataaatgataaacacttaaaagaaaattcattaccataattacctttaataactaaatgcattatttttatctAATGATTTTTTAGTGTTACAAGTTTTAAGAAAGTATACTAGCCGAATTCATTATTTACTACATTTTTTCATAGTATGttttatcaaaaaaatcatataaAGATGGTTTTATATTTAGAAGTgtctagtatactcactaacatctaaGACAGTTCTTATAGTTTAGACgactctaataatatctttatttgagatggtttcatatatAAAAGTGTATAATATACTAACCAGAATCTAAGACAATTCTTACATTCTTAATgactcaaaaggtatatttatttaAGACGATTTTCAATAACAATAtgtcttaaatcaatataagacatttctTATGATGTAACCGTCTCAAAATACTTCTTTATTAAAGACATATCTCAAAAAAACCG
Proteins encoded:
- the LOC103653623 gene encoding protein disulfide isomerase-like 2-1, yielding MHIVSGTNVKIAAIPSSVVVLTSETFDSIVLDETKDVLVEFYAPWCGHCKHLAPIYEKLASVFKQDDGVVIANLDADKHTDLAEKYAF